From the Primulina tabacum isolate GXHZ01 chromosome 3, ASM2559414v2, whole genome shotgun sequence genome, one window contains:
- the LOC142538807 gene encoding germin-like protein 9-3, with protein sequence MDLFKKAFTVFWASLLVLQMATAGDPDILTDFVLPPNTTSVDGNFFTFTGMRSLVTAPVPAKFTVLKATMEQFPALNGLSVSYAVLIYPASSVNPVHTHPRSAELLFLVQGSLEVGFVDTKNNLYTQTLQTGDIFVFPKGLVHFQYNADIKNPSLAISAFGSANAGTVSLPNTLFNSTIDDNVLALSFKTDVATIQKLKSGLKA encoded by the coding sequence ATGGATTTATTCAAGAAAGCCTTCACGGTTTTTTGGGCCTCACTTCTTGTACTGCAAATGGCTACGGCCGGAGATCCTGATATCCTCACCGACTTTGTCCTTCCACCAAACACAACATCGGTCGATGGAAACTTCTTCACCTTCACTGGAATGCGATCTCTCGTGACCGCTCCGGTCCCAGCAAAGTTCACCGTCCTAAAGGCAACAATGGAACAGTTCCCTGCCTTAAATGGACTCAGTGTATCCTATGCTGTTCTCATTTATCCAGCCAGCTCAGTCAACCCGGTTCACACTCATCCTCGTTCCGCCGAGCTTTTGTTCCTAGTCCAAGGGTCACTAGAAGTAGGGTTTGTGGACACAAAAAACAATCTTTATACTCAAACCCTACAAACGGGTGACATCTTTGTGTTTCCAAAGGGACTTGTCCATTTTCAATACAATGCTGACATAAAGAATCCTTCATTGGCAATTTCTGCATTCGGAAGTGCGAATGCGGGCACTGTTTCGTTGCCGAATACCTTGTTTAATTCGACAATTGACGACAATGTCTTGGCTTTGTCTTTCAAAACCGATGTTGCCACTATTCAGAAGCTCAAATCTGGGTTGAAGGCCTAA